A genomic segment from Myxococcus stipitatus encodes:
- a CDS encoding flagellar hook-length control protein FliK: MANESDSSKPTAAQDARAAAPELRLLDRRAFVGFPALEVMPGLRISDFALQIPDVSFPFNVSAGATRYQRKKLNFGFLELSIDADLVTRRVAELAGRLAGIEELRLHFRPGYLEGQGRLPAPERTPFTFKLAFDADGERLAVYLYDVRLYGFSATPSVQVPGLLSAAVGAMALLPDVEARGATGFSTRVLPALCQLAAVSRGYKMPTLDTARLSAAEVSSTGLRLRFASGGLPPPSAPDEELLLTLEGARAFADAEALVAQGRLAEARALYLQAGDAQDAHPFAAERLLSLLVADPQSHELALDVAATLLRRRDRSPAALWGEAVVRERRGEGARAAERYLALCALARRTSEEAAAFFSAEAAARCSRDTAPQVAVKALHELLGLKPDHLPSLKALARASDQARDRAGAVRAYRRLAALARDPAEAADAHVHLARLCAQTEDDIAGARLHCEAALRLAPDHPDALLLLGELCHRGDEHLRALKALDRLREVAMARHELDRVGHADLMAGRVWEEGLKQPENALLRYREAVSLLPGEPEPLFAAARVAEGLGRLQEALSGYQQALELAGPAPRSEGVRQAAHASHHALARLYRSRLGDPARGREHLESALALDPRDAVALEELIPYFRATGKGQELAEALEKAAALQDESGKRAVLWAEAGELYRGRLQQPEKAERLLLLALDADADHRPALESLLALAEARRDGPLLTRCLTALARLATDVKDRAQKYRRLAVAARDLAFDLDLAVHALQEVLRAEPDDLPALGELCALQRKRADMAGLSTALEERARVAEAQGDKRLAAAALRELAGVLEARLGRVGDALVALEKAARLAPDSAVLLDLADLSLRCERPEHARRALETLLSTLPRTAAPEKLADVRARLGRACEMLGDREGAIAAYAQALPLRRLDDALAARLEALYTEAGETQALAELWAGRAQALMGAERAEEAAPLFLQSARALLERGEKATALLRLSAALEASPQGPLAAEVLESLAELELERGEKLEAARLYARRAALIPEARAGAKLLFRASLLAAGTSREEAFLADALERDATFAPARQRRGELRLPTDARAALEDFEAVLALPPVDADAPREAERVALTRKAASAAVRAGRADAARRLLAEYCARAPEDLEARVELAALHRKSGAREALADLLVELWPRLSGEPRRAARRELAELSLALGRAGAAVDSLRSLRLEEPQDTWAAQALLDLLPPPGTGSHDEEAERLELLGALVSTASGEARAELLARRALLHRAAGRVAAARDDFSEAAKLARRPAPLLLALTELARESGDEVVELEVWRRAVAADAQLSTRARERMLALASLLMQKDAREPAREALLGAIALGPADAERCDAFFALAELARRDARPDEEAVALEEASRQGPTPRRVEALLARAALLEARGQPEAAGASLSAALALAPRHAQATVSLQRVLRALEDWKALAELLSTEAPHVAPSEAAAMYLELADLYLERLSQPASAEAALRQALRLTPADASARRRLVALVAGRGELREAAALLETAAESASAQEAAALLREGATYARGAQELDRALKLARKAHALVPATGAELASLAELLYLRGAVQEALPLQEALAAAADFGADAEAAEATWLRLGELAESAGDAKRAMGAYRALLTHRPLCEAAVQHLSGLLEKDDPRGAFEVLVTHARALAPSEDTVRRLVVLAERARAVLADAAVAAELLSRAAGMARSPLPLRRQLAALHRETGRSVELLAELRHVAALSLESGDVGATLAAHAEEARLAEELGRVDEALRSLADARDLLEAQGRAAEAAACERHRAELLRDVKLDLAASEAALDRAFSLAEDLGTARLGAALAERRDDAEAEALWLERALPLLEDAREGAALRLRLARLHLGVLSDAAQAEVYLREALRLDRALSDAEALLSRLLEHDGRLAELAAWYEECAEDAEDAQARAALLQRAAVLYRDRAHRPDAAAAAFIAARAARPDDLDLTAQAAELLHEVKRHADAAEFDAVLLEADPFREPVFARHRAFLEETRDHQSLAELMLRRAQRQPESEAAGSYLAAARAFLAAGARERALLCEDRAFELDPASPEAFERVRERAAGDVRRLAELLSQRAAALPPEEALPLLRERATRLLDAGEVLLAAEAFDAYLGRAGDDVEALSARAELAANSGGPAAARPYDRRLLTVGGDALPVAVRARTWLRLGHASLGANAYHDAADAFEAVVALEPQGERGREALSLLAEVHSRTGNAPGLYRASLQLARNADDTATAEVLYRRAADLFDDPREAIDALLPLARLRPADAVIIDRAVAGLRALGRHGDLLAVYESGAEAAGGARAAELLLAAATVASESLADASAAWELTQRAAEAAPEDATALRALVAGLRTRAEPARLVDALERLVQRVEDADEAAALRLELAGLLGDAGREEAAREVLEQVVARGTAGAGYADALVALEKLLGAVPERRAEVQVARAELASGREKQQLLLAAARAFEAAGRLPDALKAARAAAATEPDVDASLRVAHLYRASGEAPRAARALLQAARQAAPDERPPLLLEAADLWERAGEHGEALEVIERIAAEAPDMLPPAELAERFGRLGAFARAVDVGFAPAMAAGELTDALAMAAQAGDKARTREALWALAALPDADAAHASALAEGLREERDTEGLLELAALSAGRDAAFAVALRDEVLRSARAPVLLRLRALEELASDAGFAPRLALLLPHLGEQPEVLADALLHRVRALPVDAREEALAMAAEGWPARRKALLRERHALEVELGRFEAAARTLSRLVEVEEDARARAALRLERGELLLSPLEQPAEARAEFERALEDDGATLPALRHLLALVDESREPSVFVSLAQRLAVEEGPDAALPHRERLADAYEALGQVADAAAQLEALPETEERLARRARLAEQRGLTGEALQLRERLTDEPAVLESILRGYLDAQLVSPAARLTERLADAGTLSPEGLRLAAERLSPVPEGAPLAARLWPELLRAQPLDVDGWTLFAEALRGLGQTEAAERADGIGAALASSTATAHAVSMLPLAVPTGFEHPVPPGALGVTQERFPRLFAALRPLLASLGAGGLRVCVDPTGGVEAYLASPEVLVLGAGALACFGPVELGFLCALALALGEAGVKLARPGAVPGLEAAAVKAFEAVPASLAAGRVLALLDDEVRGSDPSRVDVGAVLARGGAFRAVALSVLGRG; the protein is encoded by the coding sequence ATGGCCAACGAGAGCGACTCCTCCAAGCCCACAGCGGCGCAAGACGCGCGCGCCGCCGCACCCGAGCTGCGCCTGCTGGACCGCAGGGCGTTCGTGGGCTTCCCCGCGCTCGAGGTCATGCCGGGCCTGCGCATCTCCGACTTCGCGCTCCAGATTCCGGACGTCAGCTTCCCCTTCAACGTCAGCGCCGGGGCCACGCGTTATCAGCGCAAGAAGCTGAACTTCGGCTTCCTGGAGCTGTCCATCGACGCGGACCTGGTGACGCGGCGGGTGGCGGAGCTGGCGGGGCGGCTGGCGGGCATCGAGGAGCTGCGGCTGCACTTCCGTCCAGGCTACCTGGAGGGCCAGGGGCGGCTGCCGGCGCCGGAGCGCACGCCCTTCACCTTCAAGCTGGCCTTCGACGCGGACGGGGAGCGGCTCGCCGTCTACCTCTACGACGTCCGGCTCTACGGCTTCTCCGCCACGCCGTCGGTGCAGGTGCCGGGGCTGCTGTCGGCCGCGGTGGGCGCGATGGCGCTCCTGCCGGACGTGGAGGCGCGCGGCGCGACGGGGTTCTCCACGCGCGTGTTGCCGGCGCTGTGCCAGCTGGCGGCGGTGAGCCGGGGCTACAAGATGCCCACGCTGGACACCGCGCGGCTGTCCGCCGCGGAGGTCTCCAGCACCGGGCTGCGGTTGCGCTTCGCGTCGGGCGGGCTGCCGCCTCCGTCCGCGCCGGACGAGGAGCTGCTCCTGACGCTGGAGGGGGCCCGGGCCTTCGCGGACGCGGAGGCGCTGGTGGCCCAGGGCCGGCTGGCCGAGGCGCGCGCGTTGTACCTGCAGGCCGGGGACGCGCAGGACGCGCACCCCTTCGCCGCGGAGCGGCTGCTGTCGCTGCTGGTGGCGGACCCGCAGTCGCACGAGCTGGCGCTGGACGTGGCGGCCACGCTCCTGCGCCGCAGGGACCGCAGCCCCGCCGCGCTGTGGGGCGAGGCCGTGGTGCGCGAGCGCCGCGGGGAGGGTGCCCGCGCCGCCGAGCGCTACCTGGCGCTGTGTGCCCTGGCGCGCCGCACCTCCGAGGAGGCCGCGGCCTTCTTCTCCGCCGAGGCCGCCGCGCGCTGCTCGCGCGACACCGCGCCGCAAGTGGCGGTGAAGGCGCTGCACGAGCTGCTGGGGCTCAAGCCCGACCACCTGCCGTCGCTCAAGGCGCTGGCCCGCGCGTCCGACCAGGCCCGCGACCGCGCGGGCGCGGTGCGCGCGTATCGCCGGCTGGCCGCGCTCGCCCGCGACCCGGCCGAGGCCGCCGACGCGCACGTGCACCTGGCGCGGCTGTGCGCGCAGACGGAGGACGACATCGCCGGCGCGCGGCTGCACTGCGAGGCCGCGCTGCGCCTGGCCCCCGACCACCCGGACGCGCTGCTGCTCTTGGGCGAGTTGTGCCACCGGGGCGACGAGCACCTGCGCGCGCTCAAGGCGCTGGACCGCCTGCGCGAGGTGGCCATGGCCCGGCACGAGCTGGATCGGGTGGGCCACGCCGACCTGATGGCCGGCCGCGTGTGGGAAGAGGGCCTGAAGCAGCCGGAGAACGCGCTGCTGCGCTACCGCGAGGCGGTGTCGCTGTTGCCCGGCGAGCCGGAGCCGCTGTTCGCCGCCGCGCGCGTGGCGGAGGGCCTGGGCCGGCTGCAGGAGGCGCTGTCGGGCTACCAGCAGGCGCTGGAGCTGGCGGGGCCCGCGCCGCGCTCGGAGGGCGTGCGCCAGGCCGCGCACGCCAGCCACCACGCGCTGGCGCGGCTGTACCGCTCGCGGCTGGGCGACCCCGCGCGCGGACGCGAACACCTGGAGTCCGCGCTCGCGCTGGACCCGCGCGACGCGGTGGCGCTCGAGGAGCTGATTCCGTACTTCCGCGCCACGGGCAAGGGCCAGGAGCTGGCGGAGGCGCTGGAGAAGGCCGCCGCGCTCCAGGACGAGTCCGGCAAGCGCGCCGTGCTGTGGGCCGAGGCGGGCGAGCTGTACCGGGGCCGGCTCCAGCAGCCGGAGAAGGCCGAGCGGCTGCTCCTGCTCGCGCTCGACGCGGACGCGGACCACCGGCCCGCGCTGGAGTCGCTGCTGGCGCTGGCCGAGGCGCGGCGCGACGGGCCGCTGTTGACGCGGTGCCTGACGGCGCTGGCGCGGCTGGCCACGGACGTGAAGGACCGCGCGCAGAAGTACCGCCGCCTCGCGGTGGCCGCGCGCGACCTGGCCTTCGACCTGGACCTGGCGGTGCATGCCCTCCAGGAGGTGCTGCGCGCGGAGCCGGACGACCTGCCGGCCCTGGGCGAATTGTGCGCGTTGCAGCGCAAGCGCGCGGACATGGCCGGGCTGTCCACGGCGCTGGAGGAGCGCGCGCGCGTGGCGGAGGCGCAGGGCGACAAGCGCCTGGCGGCGGCGGCCCTGCGCGAGCTGGCCGGCGTGCTGGAGGCGCGGCTGGGCCGCGTGGGCGACGCGCTGGTGGCGCTGGAGAAGGCCGCGCGGCTGGCGCCGGACTCCGCCGTGCTGCTGGACCTGGCCGACCTGTCCCTGCGCTGCGAGCGCCCCGAGCACGCGCGCCGCGCGCTGGAGACGCTGTTGTCGACGCTGCCGCGCACCGCGGCGCCGGAGAAGCTGGCGGACGTGCGGGCCCGGCTGGGCCGCGCGTGCGAGATGCTGGGCGACCGCGAGGGCGCCATCGCCGCCTACGCGCAGGCCCTGCCGCTGCGCAGGCTGGACGACGCGCTCGCGGCGCGGCTGGAGGCCCTCTACACGGAGGCCGGCGAGACGCAGGCGCTGGCGGAGCTGTGGGCGGGTCGCGCCCAGGCGCTGATGGGCGCCGAGCGCGCCGAGGAGGCCGCGCCCCTGTTCCTCCAGAGCGCCCGCGCGCTGCTGGAGCGGGGCGAGAAGGCCACCGCGCTGCTGCGGCTGTCGGCGGCCCTGGAGGCCAGCCCCCAGGGGCCGCTGGCCGCCGAGGTGCTGGAGTCGCTGGCCGAGCTGGAGCTGGAGCGCGGCGAGAAGCTGGAGGCCGCGCGCCTGTACGCGCGCAGGGCCGCGTTGATTCCGGAGGCGCGCGCGGGGGCGAAGCTCCTGTTCCGCGCCTCGCTGCTCGCGGCGGGGACGAGCCGGGAGGAGGCCTTCCTCGCGGACGCGCTGGAGCGCGACGCCACCTTCGCGCCGGCCCGCCAGCGCCGGGGCGAGCTGCGGCTGCCCACGGACGCGCGCGCCGCGCTGGAGGACTTCGAGGCGGTGCTGGCGCTGCCGCCGGTGGACGCGGACGCGCCTCGCGAGGCGGAGCGGGTGGCCCTCACGCGCAAGGCCGCCAGCGCCGCGGTGCGCGCGGGCCGCGCGGACGCCGCGCGCCGCCTGCTGGCCGAGTACTGCGCCCGCGCCCCGGAGGACCTGGAGGCCCGCGTGGAGCTGGCCGCGCTGCACCGCAAGTCCGGGGCGCGCGAGGCGCTCGCGGACCTGCTGGTGGAGCTGTGGCCCCGCCTGTCCGGAGAGCCGCGCCGCGCGGCCCGCCGCGAGCTGGCCGAGCTGTCGCTGGCGCTGGGCCGGGCGGGCGCCGCGGTGGATTCGCTGCGCAGCCTGCGGCTGGAGGAGCCCCAGGACACGTGGGCCGCCCAGGCGCTGCTGGACCTGTTGCCCCCTCCGGGCACGGGCTCGCACGACGAGGAGGCGGAGCGGCTGGAGCTGTTGGGCGCGCTGGTGTCGACCGCCTCGGGCGAGGCGCGCGCGGAGCTGCTCGCGCGCCGGGCGCTGCTGCACCGCGCCGCCGGGCGCGTGGCCGCCGCGCGGGATGACTTCTCCGAGGCCGCGAAGCTGGCCCGCCGCCCCGCGCCGCTGCTGCTGGCGCTGACGGAGCTGGCGCGCGAGTCCGGCGACGAGGTCGTCGAGCTGGAGGTGTGGCGTCGCGCCGTCGCCGCGGACGCCCAGCTGTCCACGCGGGCCCGGGAGCGGATGCTCGCGCTGGCGTCGCTGCTGATGCAGAAGGACGCGCGGGAGCCCGCGCGCGAGGCGCTGCTGGGGGCCATCGCGCTCGGCCCCGCGGACGCCGAGCGCTGCGATGCCTTCTTCGCCCTGGCGGAGCTGGCCCGCCGCGACGCGCGCCCGGACGAGGAGGCCGTCGCCCTGGAGGAGGCCTCGCGTCAGGGCCCCACGCCCCGCCGCGTGGAGGCGCTGCTGGCGCGCGCCGCGCTGCTGGAGGCCCGGGGACAGCCGGAGGCGGCGGGGGCGAGCCTGTCGGCCGCGCTCGCGCTGGCGCCGCGCCATGCCCAGGCGACCGTGTCGCTGCAGCGCGTGCTGCGCGCGCTGGAGGACTGGAAGGCCCTGGCGGAGCTGCTGTCCACCGAGGCCCCGCACGTCGCGCCGTCGGAGGCGGCGGCGATGTACCTGGAGCTGGCGGACCTCTACCTGGAGCGGCTGTCGCAGCCGGCCTCCGCGGAGGCGGCGCTGCGCCAGGCGCTGCGGCTCACCCCCGCCGACGCGTCCGCGCGCCGCCGGCTGGTGGCGCTGGTGGCGGGCCGGGGCGAGCTGCGCGAGGCGGCCGCCCTGCTGGAGACCGCCGCGGAGAGCGCGTCCGCGCAGGAGGCCGCGGCGCTGCTGCGCGAGGGCGCCACCTACGCGCGGGGCGCGCAGGAGCTGGACCGCGCGCTGAAGCTGGCGCGCAAGGCGCACGCGCTGGTGCCGGCGACGGGCGCGGAGCTGGCCTCGCTGGCGGAGCTGCTGTACCTGCGCGGCGCGGTGCAGGAGGCGCTGCCGCTCCAGGAGGCGCTGGCCGCCGCGGCGGACTTCGGCGCGGACGCGGAGGCGGCCGAGGCGACGTGGCTGCGGCTGGGCGAGCTGGCCGAGAGCGCGGGCGACGCGAAGCGCGCCATGGGGGCCTACCGCGCGTTGCTCACCCACCGGCCGCTGTGCGAGGCCGCGGTGCAGCACCTCTCCGGCCTGCTGGAGAAGGACGACCCGCGCGGCGCCTTCGAGGTGCTCGTCACCCACGCGCGCGCCCTGGCGCCCTCCGAGGACACGGTGCGCCGGCTGGTGGTGCTGGCGGAGCGGGCCCGCGCGGTGCTGGCGGACGCGGCCGTCGCGGCGGAGCTGCTGTCGCGCGCGGCGGGGATGGCGCGCTCGCCGCTGCCCCTGCGCCGTCAGCTCGCGGCGCTCCACCGCGAGACGGGGCGCTCGGTGGAGCTGCTCGCGGAGCTGCGCCACGTCGCCGCGCTCAGCCTGGAGTCGGGGGACGTGGGCGCGACGCTGGCCGCGCACGCGGAGGAGGCCCGGCTCGCGGAGGAGCTCGGCCGGGTCGACGAGGCGCTGCGCTCGCTGGCGGACGCGAGGGACCTGCTGGAGGCCCAGGGCCGCGCCGCCGAGGCCGCGGCGTGCGAGCGCCACCGCGCGGAGCTGCTGCGCGACGTGAAGCTGGACCTGGCCGCCTCCGAGGCCGCGCTGGACCGGGCCTTCTCCCTGGCCGAGGACCTGGGCACCGCGCGGCTGGGCGCTGCGCTGGCCGAGCGACGGGACGACGCCGAGGCGGAGGCGCTCTGGTTGGAGCGGGCGCTGCCGCTCCTGGAGGACGCGCGCGAGGGCGCGGCGCTGCGGCTGCGGCTGGCGCGGCTGCACCTGGGCGTGCTGTCCGACGCGGCCCAGGCGGAGGTCTACCTGCGCGAGGCGCTGCGGCTGGACCGCGCGCTGTCCGACGCGGAGGCGTTGCTGTCGCGCCTGTTGGAGCATGATGGCCGGCTGGCGGAGCTGGCCGCCTGGTACGAGGAGTGCGCCGAGGACGCCGAGGACGCGCAGGCGCGCGCGGCCCTGCTCCAGCGCGCCGCCGTGCTGTACCGCGACCGGGCCCACCGCCCCGACGCCGCCGCCGCGGCCTTCATCGCCGCGCGCGCGGCCCGTCCGGACGACCTGGACCTCACCGCGCAGGCGGCGGAGCTGTTGCACGAGGTGAAGCGCCACGCGGACGCCGCGGAGTTCGACGCGGTGCTGCTCGAGGCGGACCCCTTCCGCGAGCCCGTCTTCGCCCGTCACCGCGCCTTCCTGGAAGAGACGCGGGACCACCAGTCGCTGGCGGAGCTGATGCTGCGCCGGGCCCAGCGCCAGCCGGAGTCCGAGGCGGCCGGAAGCTACCTGGCCGCCGCGCGGGCCTTCCTCGCCGCGGGGGCCCGCGAGCGCGCGCTCCTGTGCGAGGACCGGGCCTTCGAGCTGGACCCGGCGAGCCCCGAGGCCTTCGAGCGCGTGCGCGAGCGCGCGGCCGGGGACGTCCGCCGGCTGGCGGAGCTGTTGTCCCAGCGCGCCGCCGCGCTGCCCCCCGAGGAGGCCCTGCCGCTCTTGCGCGAGCGCGCCACCCGGCTGCTCGACGCGGGCGAGGTGCTGCTGGCCGCCGAGGCGTTCGACGCCTACCTGGGCCGCGCGGGCGACGACGTGGAGGCGCTGAGCGCCCGGGCGGAGCTGGCCGCGAACAGCGGAGGCCCGGCCGCCGCGCGCCCCTATGACCGGCGGTTGCTGACGGTCGGTGGCGACGCGCTGCCGGTGGCCGTGCGCGCGCGCACGTGGCTGCGGCTGGGGCACGCGTCGCTGGGCGCCAACGCGTACCACGACGCGGCGGACGCCTTCGAGGCGGTGGTCGCGCTGGAGCCGCAAGGGGAGCGCGGCCGCGAGGCGCTGTCCCTGCTGGCCGAGGTCCACTCCCGCACCGGCAACGCGCCGGGCCTGTACCGGGCCTCGCTCCAATTGGCGCGCAACGCGGACGACACTGCCACGGCCGAGGTGCTCTACCGCCGCGCTGCCGACCTCTTCGACGACCCGCGAGAGGCCATCGACGCGCTGCTGCCGCTGGCGCGGCTGCGTCCGGCCGACGCCGTCATCATCGACCGCGCGGTGGCGGGCCTGCGCGCCCTGGGCCGCCACGGCGACCTGCTGGCCGTGTACGAATCCGGCGCGGAGGCCGCGGGAGGCGCGCGCGCCGCCGAGCTGCTGCTGGCCGCCGCCACGGTGGCCTCCGAGTCGCTCGCGGACGCGTCCGCGGCGTGGGAGCTCACCCAGCGCGCCGCCGAGGCCGCGCCCGAGGACGCCACCGCGCTGCGCGCGCTGGTCGCGGGGCTGCGCACCCGGGCCGAGCCCGCGCGGCTGGTCGACGCGCTGGAGCGGCTGGTCCAGCGGGTGGAGGACGCGGACGAGGCGGCGGCGCTGAGGTTGGAGCTGGCCGGGCTGCTGGGCGACGCGGGCCGCGAGGAGGCGGCGCGCGAGGTGCTCGAGCAGGTGGTGGCGCGGGGCACCGCGGGCGCGGGCTACGCGGACGCGCTGGTGGCGCTGGAGAAGCTGCTGGGCGCCGTGCCCGAGCGCCGCGCCGAGGTGCAGGTGGCGCGCGCCGAGCTGGCGTCTGGCCGGGAGAAGCAGCAGCTGCTGCTGGCGGCGGCGCGGGCCTTCGAGGCCGCGGGCCGGTTGCCGGACGCGCTCAAGGCGGCCAGGGCCGCGGCGGCGACGGAGCCGGACGTGGACGCGTCCCTGCGCGTGGCGCACCTGTACCGGGCGTCAGGCGAGGCACCCCGGGCGGCGCGCGCGCTGCTGCAGGCCGCGCGGCAGGCGGCGCCCGACGAGCGTCCGCCGCTGCTGCTGGAGGCCGCGGACCTCTGGGAGCGGGCGGGCGAGCACGGCGAGGCGCTGGAGGTCATCGAGCGCATCGCCGCCGAGGCCCCGGACATGCTGCCGCCCGCGGAGCTGGCGGAGCGCTTCGGCCGGTTGGGCGCCTTCGCCCGAGCCGTGGACGTGGGCTTCGCGCCGGCGATGGCGGCGGGGGAGCTGACGGACGCGCTGGCCATGGCGGCGCAGGCGGGCGACAAGGCTCGCACCCGCGAGGCGCTCTGGGCGCTCGCCGCGCTCCCGGACGCGGACGCCGCGCACGCGTCGGCGCTCGCGGAGGGCCTGCGCGAGGAGCGCGACACGGAGGGGTTGCTGGAGCTGGCGGCCCTGTCCGCCGGGCGTGACGCCGCCTTCGCCGTGGCCCTGCGCGACGAGGTGCTGCGCTCGGCCCGGGCGCCGGTGCTCCTGCGACTGCGCGCCCTGGAGGAGCTGGCGTCGGACGCCGGCTTCGCGCCGCGCCTCGCGCTGCTGCTGCCCCACCTGGGAGAGCAGCCGGAGGTGCTCGCCGACGCGCTGCTGCATCGCGTGCGCGCGCTGCCGGTGGACGCGCGCGAGGAAGCGCTGGCCATGGCCGCGGAGGGCTGGCCCGCCCGGCGCAAGGCGCTGCTGCGCGAGCGCCACGCGCTGGAGGTCGAGCTGGGGCGCTTCGAGGCGGCGGCCCGCACGCTGTCGCGGCTCGTCGAGGTGGAGGAGGACGCCCGCGCCCGCGCCGCGCTGCGCCTGGAGCGCGGAGAGCTGCTGCTCAGCCCGCTGGAGCAGCCGGCGGAGGCCCGCGCCGAGTTCGAGCGCGCGCTCGAGGACGACGGCGCCACGCTGCCCGCGCTGCGTCACCTGCTGGCGCTGGTGGACGAGTCGCGCGAGCCCTCCGTCTTCGTGTCGCTGGCGCAGCGGCTGGCGGTGGAGGAGGGCCCGGACGCGGCCCTGCCGCACCGCGAGCGGCTGGCGGACGCCTACGAGGCGCTGGGGCAGGTGGCGGACGCCGCCGCGCAGCTCGAGGCGCTGCCGGAGACGGAGGAGCGGCTGGCCCGCCGCGCGCGGCTGGCGGAGCAGCGCGGCCTCACCGGAGAGGCGCTCCAGCTGCGCGAGCGGCTCACCGACGAGCCGGCGGTGCTGGAGTCCATCCTCCGGGGCTACCTGGACGCGCAGCTCGTCTCGCCCGCGGCGCGGCTGACGGAGCGTCTGGCCGACGCGGGGACGTTGTCGCCGGAGGGCCTGAGGCTGGCTGCCGAGCGCCTCTCCCCGGTGCCCGAAGGCGCGCCGCTCGCCGCGCGGCTGTGGCCGGAGCTGCTGCGCGCCCAACCGTTGGACGTGGACGGCTGGACGCTGTTCGCGGAGGCCCTGCGCGGGCTGGGCCAGACGGAGGCCGCGGAGCGCGCGGACGGCATCGGCGCCGCGCTGGCCTCCAGCACGGCGACGGCCCACGCGGTGTCGATGCTGCCTCTGGCGGTGCCCACGGGCTTCGAGCACCCGGTGCCCCCGGGCGCGTTGGGGGTGACGCAGGAGCGCTTCCCGCGGCTGTTCGCCGCCCTGCGCCCGCTGCTGGCCTCGCTCGGCGCGGGCGGGCTGCGCGTGTGCGTGGACCCCACGGGCGGGGTGGAGGCGTACCTCGCGAGCCCCGAGGTGCTCGTGCTGGGCGCGGGCGCGCTGGCGTGCTTCGGTCCGGTGGAGCTGGGCTTCCTGTGCGCGCTGGCGCTGGCGCTGGGCGAGGCGGGCGTGAAGCTGGCGCGTCCCGGCGCGGTGCCCGGCCTCGAGGCGGCGGCGGTGAAGGCCTTCGAGGCGGTCCCCGCGTCGCTGGCGGCCGGGCGCGTGCTGGCGCTGCTGGACGACGAGGTGCGGGGGAGTGACCCGTCCCGCGTGGATGTGGGCGCGGTGCTCGCCCGGGGAGGCGCCTTCCGGGCGGTGGCCCTTTCCGTGCTCGGACGCGGGTAG